GGCCACAGGTGCGCTGGGTGAAGTGCGGAGTTTCGAGTCAAGGTTCGAGTGGTGGCGGCCGGAGGGATTCGGCAACTGGCGTGACTCTGCCACCACAGCCGAGGGCGGCGGGATCCTTCACGACCTGGGCGCCCACCTCATTGACCAGGCGGTGCAGCTGTTCGGACCCGTGGCGGGCAGCTATGGCGAAACGGCACACCACGCACCAACCCCGGAGGCGGCCGAGACGGAAGCCTTTGTGTCCCTGCTTCACGAGTCCGGGGTCCGCACCCGGCTGTGGATGAACGGCATGGCTGCCCAGGCGGGCCCCCGGTTCCACGTCCTGGGCTCTGAAGCGGGCTACACCAAGTGGGGCCTGGACGGCCAGGAAGCAGCCCTCGACGCCGGGCTGACGCCGTCGGATGCTGCTTATGGCATCGACCCCCAGGAGGCTTGGGGGCTCCTGGGCGTGGACGGCGCATCAGCAGCCGTGCCTGCCTTGCGCGGCGCATATCCCCGGTTCTACCGGCTCCTCGCGGAAGCCCTCGTGAACGGCGCGCCACTCCCCGTCGACCCGCGCGACGCCGTCGAAGTCTTGAAAGTCATTGAAGAAGTCCATGCCCTTGCCTGACGCACCCGTCACGGCACATCTTCCAATAAAGGAAAGCGAGTCCCCCATGTCCTCCGCCAGCCCCGCCAGGAAAGCCGCCGTCATCGGTGGCGGAATCCTTGGCGTTTCCACAGCCGTCCACCTCCTCCGCGAAGGCGCTTCCGTAGTCCTCCTCACCGAAAGCGGCCTTACCAGCGAGGCCTCAGGCCGGTCGCTCTCCTGGCTGAACTCCGCGGGTGAGCGCTCCACCCCCTACCACCAGCTCCGCATGGCAGGAGTGGACCGGTACCGGACCCTGTTTGCCGCGGACCCGTCCCGGGAGTGGCTTCAGTTCGGCGGCGGCCTGATGTGGAACCCGGCCGGCCAGGCTGAAGCCACGGTTGCCCGCCACCGGTATGAGCTGAACAAAAGCTACGACTCCAAACTGCTGGAGCCTGCGGAGATCGCCTCAGTTGCTCCCGGCGTGGACGCCTCCGCCGTTCCCGAGAACGCCATCTTCAACCCCGGCGAAGGCTGGGTGAGCCTGCCGGACCTGGTGGACTTCCTGATGGCAGAGTTCCACGAACTCGGCGGGGAACTGGTCCTCAACGCCGGAAAGGCTTCGGTAGTAGTAGAGGACGGACGCGCTGTCGGCGTCCAGGTCGCGTCGGGTGCGGTGCACGATGCCGATGCCGTCCTGGTGGCCTGTGGCGCCGCGACCCCATCCGTTGTGGCTCCCCTGGGGGTTGAGATCCCCAACGGCTCGCCGGTATCCATGCTGGTCATCACCAAGCCAACGGACCACGGCCTGGCTCCTGTGCTGAACACGCCCCGTGCCGCTGTCCGGCCCAACCCCGGAAATACCCTTGCCCTAGACCATGACTGGTACGAGGAAGACATCACCGAGCACACGGACGGAACCTTCAGCATTCCGGACGAAGTGGTGCAGGAACTCGCCGACGAAGCTTCCAAGCTCATCGCAGGCAGCCCGGAGCTCAAGCCCGCGTCCTGGAAGATCGGCTACAAACCCATCCCAGGCGATGGAGAGCCAGTCTTCGGTGAACTCGACAAGGTGCCCGGCTGCTTTGTGGCCTTCACCCACTCGGGGGCCACGCTCGGACTGATCGCCGGCGAGCTGCTGGCCGGCGAAATCCTCACCGGATCCCGCCACCCGATGCTGGAGACCTTCCGGCCGGAGCGGTTCTCCCAGTCGTCCAACCGCTAGTCCCGCCTACGCGGAGTGCGCGGCCGTGGTGCGCTGTTGATTCCTGACGGCAGCACCACGGCCGTTCTGCGTTCAGGCCCTGCCTGGCTTGCCTTCCGCCCCAGGGGAACGGCGGCACGCCCTGCCCCCCAGTCGAACTAAGATGGATCAGATAACCAACCACCGGCCCCGCCCCGCCGCGGCCTGTTGAAAGTAGCGCGCACCATTCCATCCCACCCGGACGAAAGTACGGCACTGGCAATACAGACCCCCGCCATCAACGACCGTTCCCTGGCGGCCGGACTGGCATATGCCATGGGCAGCCGCGTCTCGGGCATCTCGTTCGACGCCGCCACCGGGCTCATGCTGGGCAAGGTCCGCGGCGGTGCCGATGTGCCCTATTCCACCACCGCCAAACTGGTCCGCAAGGCGGGCGGCTGGAGCTGCACGGTGGGGGGGTGCAGCTGCCCGGTCCGGAAGGACTGCAAGCACGTGGCGGCGCTGCTCTTCGCAGCCGAGGACAACCCGGCCACCCGCGTCCAGCTGCTGTCACCGGCCACCGCCACCCAGACTTCGCGTGAGCCCTCCGTGGCCGTCTCGGATTGGGAGAAGGCGCTCAGCCCCCTGATCTCCCAGCCCGGCGCCACACGCTCCACCAGCGGTGTCCCGCTGGCACTCCAGTTCGAGATCGAAGAGCCTGCCCCGCACTTTTCCTACACAGGACGGCGCGATCCGCTCCGCAGCGTCCGCCAGCTCAAGGCCCGCCCCGTGATCATGGGGGCGAAGGGCAAGTGGATCCGCGGTGACGTCTCCTGGAACACCCTGAGCTACCTGAACTTCCGCCGTGAGTGCAACGAATCGCACGTGGAGTGGATGCAGGAGTTCCTGGCCGCCCACTCCGCCTCGGCCAGCCGGATGCAGAGCTCCTCCGGCCTGTGGCTGGGCCTGAACACCTACTCCGGCAAGAACCTGTGGAGCCTGCTCGCGGACGCCGGGAAGATTGGCCTGGCCCTCGTTCACTCCCGGGGCAGCGAACCGGTCCGGCTCGCGGAGTCCCCCGCCGCCGTCGGCCTTAACCTCGGACGTTACGGGACCCCCGGGAATGAAAGTCCCGCGAATGAAACCGCGGAGGCGGAGCAAGGCACACCAGTCAAGGAACAGGCGTCCGACGGCGGCCTGGAGCTCGCGCCCACCATCAGTGTGGAGGGGGAGGACGTTGATCCGGCCTCCGTGGGGACCATCGGCCGCCCCGCGCACGGCATCTTCTTCACCTCCGGGGAGGCCGCTCTGCCTGGGGTGCCCGATCCTGACGGCGCCATCACGCTGGCACCGCTGGAGGGCGGCCTGAGCGAGGAGTTGCTGGCGTTCGTC
This genomic interval from Arthrobacter sp. SLBN-100 contains the following:
- a CDS encoding Gfo/Idh/MocA family protein: MAAPGGTLIRTAVIGFGISGRVFHAPLIEADPSFSLDVIVTADPERAAEAALRYPAARIVPTPEAMFALAADLDLVVLGTPPVTHFDLAARAIAQGLHVVVDKPFVTASSHGEELMAKAADAGVQLTVFQNRRWDADFLTLKKLLATGALGEVRSFESRFEWWRPEGFGNWRDSATTAEGGGILHDLGAHLIDQAVQLFGPVAGSYGETAHHAPTPEAAETEAFVSLLHESGVRTRLWMNGMAAQAGPRFHVLGSEAGYTKWGLDGQEAALDAGLTPSDAAYGIDPQEAWGLLGVDGASAAVPALRGAYPRFYRLLAEALVNGAPLPVDPRDAVEVLKVIEEVHALA
- a CDS encoding NAD(P)/FAD-dependent oxidoreductase; this encodes MSSASPARKAAVIGGGILGVSTAVHLLREGASVVLLTESGLTSEASGRSLSWLNSAGERSTPYHQLRMAGVDRYRTLFAADPSREWLQFGGGLMWNPAGQAEATVARHRYELNKSYDSKLLEPAEIASVAPGVDASAVPENAIFNPGEGWVSLPDLVDFLMAEFHELGGELVLNAGKASVVVEDGRAVGVQVASGAVHDADAVLVACGAATPSVVAPLGVEIPNGSPVSMLVITKPTDHGLAPVLNTPRAAVRPNPGNTLALDHDWYEEDITEHTDGTFSIPDEVVQELADEASKLIAGSPELKPASWKIGYKPIPGDGEPVFGELDKVPGCFVAFTHSGATLGLIAGELLAGEILTGSRHPMLETFRPERFSQSSNR